In the genome of Hydrogenobacter sp., the window ATAAGGCTATCCGTTTGGTATGTAGGCTTGAACCATCCCCTTGTGACTGATTGGTGGCTACCTCTCCTGTAAAGGGACTGGTAACCTGTATCTGGGTTTTTAGCCAACCCATTGGGATTTTCTTTTGTCCCTCTCACTGATCCGTGAGAAGAGCCATACATGTTAAACCATATCTTCGCACAGCCCGGAGGCGTATTGTTAGAAGCTCTTGCTCTCAGAAGTAGCCTTCCCACCTCGTAGTCTTCTGGTCTCTTCTGCCAGCCTGTAAATGGTCTGTCTTGAGGGTCTGCATCCACCCATACATAGTCTCCGTCCTGTATGCCCATCTTCTGTAGGTCCTTTGGGTTTATGTCTATGTATGCCTCAGATACGAAAGGCATCCTCTTATCATGCCTGTATATATCTCCAAAGGGTCCAAAGAGCAGGACTATTATGTCCGTATCTCCAGTTGTTGTGTGAGCGGAATGTCTATATTTTGGTGTGTGGACTATATGGGTAGCACCAAAGGTTACCTTAAGTGGATGCTTAGTATGCGGTAACTTTTCAGGAGAAATGAGTATATTCCTCGCTTGTCTCCACTCGGTATTTAATAGAGCATCTTCGGACTTCAGTCCGTAATCCTCAGGCTTTTTAGGTCTCAGCAAAGGATACGGCTTTGCCACAATTACATTAGGCTCGTGGTGTGTGGAGTCTATGGGTTCCCTATAGACAGGCAAGTTCTCACCAGCATCCATAAACTCCTGCTCTTCTCTGTAAAACTCAAGCCTTCCGCTCTTTGTGTACCATGGCATATTCTCTTTTGTCTGATCTTCCCCCACATACTTGGGGTAGCTTCTTGTCATTATGAGGGAAGGGATGCCTTCGTGAGCTTTCTTGGCAATTTCTTCAAGTTTATAGCCACGTAGATTAGAAGAGGCGTTTATTACCCTCTGCACATAGACCACATCCTGTTTGCCTTCAAGGACAAACTTCCAGTAATTTCTGAACCTCTCATCACCCGTTAGCTCCGTGAGCCTGTTGGCAACGATTGCAAAGGCCTCTGCATCGTTCTTCGTGTCAAAAAACCTTCTGTGTCCAGTTTTAGGCCATACATAAACGAAGGGGTTTGTAACAGAACCAGCTATGTCCCAGTACTTGTTTTCATTCCAGGCATCTACACCAAGCACTATGTCCGAGTATTCGCAGGTTAGGGACCACCACCATTCGTTGGTGACTATACACTCTATCTTCGGTAGCGTGTTCATGATTATGTTGTATTTCCACTTGGCATTTCCAAGGGCTGAGTTGGCATCTACAAACCACACAAACTTCGTGGGGGTTGGCATATGGGTTTTACCTGTTATGAGATGCTCGCCCATATACTGGGGATGGTCATCGTGGGAATAGTAATGGGCTGACTCAGGTTTCCAGTAAAACCTCACCTTGGCGGGTTTGCTGGGGTCAAGCTCTATGTTGAAGGGGTCCTCCGCAAGGTACTGGGGTGCTCCGTTAAAGAGAGCAAGCCTGAAGTTGCCTGCATAAGAGCCTATATTTCCAGTAGCGTGTCCGATGTTGTCTGTTAAAGCACATATCATATACATGGCTCTATCCTTTAGGTCCGCATGCTGGTATTGGTTTACTCCCATGCCCTGAGCCAGTTTCATGTTTCTTGGATGCCTTGCTATCTCCCTTGCCAGCTCCTCTATCTTTCTTGCAGGCACGCCTGTTATTATTTCCGCCTGCTTTGGCGTGTAGTTTTTCTCAAAGAACTCAAGGTAAACCTGAAAGAGGGGCTTTACCTCCACTTCCTTCCCGTCAACGGTCTTTACCCTGTAGCTACCCTCCAAAGCCGGGTCAATGCCCAGCTTCCAGAAGTCCTCTCCCACATCGTCCCTTGTTATAACCTTGGGCTGGTTGGTATTTTTGTCCCAGACTACAAAGTCGTCCATATCCTCCACTCTTATCTTCTCGGGTATGTATTGCTTGTCCTGTTTGAAGAAGGGAGGCAATGTTTCACCCGGTTTAAAGACTACAGCCTTTTTAAGAGGTTTTGGCTGGTAGTTTGGTATTATATCCCTTGCCCTTAAAACCTTACCGTTGTCCATCCTTACAAGCAAAGGCATATCCGTAAAGCTCTTTACATACCTTTCCTGATAGAGCTTTTCCTTCATTATCACGTAGGCTATGGAGAGGGCAAGGGCTGTGTCTGTGCCTGTTCTTACCACTATAAGCTCATCAGCAGACCTTGCTGTAGGTGAATAGTCATTAGAAATAACGATTACCTTTGAGCCTTTAATCCTTGCCTCTGTTAGCCAGTGGCAGTCTGGCATCTTGGTGGTGAAGGGGTTCATCCCCCAGAGGATTAAAAGTTTTGAATGTTCAAACATACAGAGGTCAAACTCCACATTTTGCTGACCGGATACCATAGGATGCCCGGGAGCCAGGTCCGTGTGGAAGGCATAATTGTCCCAGCCTCTTCCACCTAAAGCCTTGTCAGGACCTACACCCCTTATGTGGCTGTCAAGCAAAGCCATCATGTTGGCAAACCTGTAGGGAGATGTGTATCTTATAACCGCAAGGAAGGGCATGGAACCTCTGAACTTTAAAACCCTTGTGCCTGCACCTTCCATTGCATCAAGCATGGGCTTAGGATAATGTCCCTGGGCTTCAAGCCTTTTTCTTCCTTCCTCTCCACTGTATGTGGTGGCTATGTTTATTAAAGCCTTTGCTATTATGTCAGCCACCTCGTCCCATGTGACCTTTATAAACTTTTCCTTACCCCTCTGGAAGTATTTCTCTGGAGGCTTGCCCGTTTTTGGGTCTCTTGGAAAGCCTGCCTTATACCACTCATAAAAACCCTTCCTTACCATTGGACCCCTTACTCTTCTGTCTCCGTAAAACCTCCTCATGAGGGCAAGACCCTTATTACAGCATCTTGGGTCCCATCTGTGGGAAGCCTTAAGTCCGTATATGTCTGTAGCCTCCCCAAACTTGTAAGTTGGTTCTATCCTTGTTATTACGCCGTTCTTAACATAGGCGGTAAGCAGGCAGTTGTGTGTATCGTTGGGAGCGCAAAGGAAAGTGAAGGTTGCCTCTGACTTATAGATATCCCTGTAAAACCTCTCCCAGTCCCTGTTTGGATAGTAGGCAAGTGGGTTCTCTACCTTTACGACGGGTTCCATTACCCTGAAGGCAAAGGAGGGACCGACAAGCGCACCTATAGAAAGCCCTCCCACCTTCAAAAGATCTCTTCTTGTGAGCTCACTCATGTCTCACCTCCTATTGAGTACTTACTTACTGACTTAGATCACTTATAGTTAATATAAGTAAAACTTATAAACTTGTCAAGAAGTAAAGATCTCGTGTTATTGAGAATTTAAGATCTGCCCGTCTCTCATCTCTATGATCCTCCCGGCTCTTTTAGCAAGCTCAAGCTCGTGAGTCACCATAACAACCGTTGTGCCTGCTCTGTTTATCTCTTGTAAATAATCCATAACTATGGATGTATTTACGCTATCAAGGTTACCAGTGGGTTCATCAGCGAGTATGACCTCCGGATCGTTGGCTAAAGCTCTCGCTATGGCAACCCTTTGCATCTCACCTCCAGATATTTCGTATATCTTCCTTCCTTCCTTTTTATCCAACCCAAACCGCCTGAGTATATTGTGAGCCTTTTCTTTAGCCTTTCCTTTAGGTATACCCTTTTTGAGCATGGGTATCATGACATTTTCAAGAAGGGTAAACTCAGGGAGAAGGTAGTGAAACTGAAAGACAAAGCCAATACTTTCATTCCTTATTTTGGAAAGTAGATCTCCTCCAGCGTTGTTTACTTCCATCCCTTTAAAAAACACTTTACCTTCGGTTGGAAAGTCCAAAAGACCCATTATATATAGAAGGGAGCTTTTCCCTGATCCGGAGGCTCCTATTATAGCGATAAACTCACCCTTATAAACCTTTAAGTCTATACCTTTAAGTATCTCTTCATCCCTTATGCGCTTTTTCACATTTACAAGTTCTATTAGTACCATCAGCCACTTCTGAAAATGTCCACCGGATTTAGCTTACTTGCCCTGTAAGATGGATAAAAGCTAGCGAAAAAGGAGAAAAATAGAGAGAAGGCAAAAGCATACAGGTAGTAGAGAGGACTTCTGTCCAATATAAAACCCTTTGTCCTTATGAGACCTTCCACTTCAAGCTTTACTGAGGATAGATATTCCTGAAGTCCATAACCTAAGAGAAAACCTAAGAAGGCACCTAAAAAACCTATGATCAATCCTTGACTGAGAAATAGTGAGAGAATGTCCTTTTTGGTGTAACCTATTGCCATGAGTATAGCTATATCTCTTTTCTTTTCCAAGACGGTCATCATTATGATGTTAAAGATGCCAAAAGCTGAGACTGTCAATATGGCAAATACTATCATGTAAGTTATCATGTTCTGTATCTTGAATATCTGAAGAAAGTTTATGTAAGCTCTCTGCCAGCTTTCCACATCGTACTTTAAATTCCTTTGAAGTTCTAAAGCTATCTTCTGAGCTTTGTTCACATCTTTTACCTTTATCACTATTTCGTTAACTTCATCTATCCTGTCTGTAAGCCCCTGAAGGGTTCTTATGTGCATATAAACCCTCGTATTGTCTATGTTTGTTATACCCGAATTAAAAAAGTCCTCAACTTTAAGAAGATAGGTGCGTCCGTTGGGAAGTACGAGAATCACTTTCTTTCCCGTCTCCTTTATCCCTAAATCCTTTGCTACCAACTTACCCATTATTATCGCATCCCTGTTAGTCTTAAGATTTGCGAGCCTTTTGTACTCAAGAAATCTCTCTATAACCGATGCCTTAGGTTCTGCGTCAGGATCTATGCCTATGAGTGTAACAGGTTTTTCTTTTACTCCATACTTGAGTATGCCTCTAACAACGAGATGCGGAGCTACGCCTACTACATCCTTTCTTTTCTCTACGTCTCTTACTATATCCCTCCAGCCTATGATCTTGTCTTTCTCCTTAGGTTTGCTTGCGTAAACTTTCCAAAGCGCATTCGGATCCACACGTTTGACTATTCTATCCTCCTCTGTGTATTCTTTGGGTTTTATGCTTATGTGTGCCTCCAAATCTATAACCTGTTGTATGAAGTATTTTTGAAAACCAAACATGAGAGAACTCATTACTATGAGGGCGCAAACTCCTATAGCAACACCGGCCACGGACACAAAGGTTTGCCTTCTCCTCTCAAGGAGCAACTTGTAAGCTATAAAGATAACATGACTCATTCTGCAACTACCTTGTCCCCTTTTTTGAGACCTTCAAGTATTTCAAGATATCCATCCACCTCCTCACCTACCTTAACGGGAACCTTGATCTTCCTGACAGCTTCGTACTTATAAACATAACCTTCTTTGTAAGCTGACTTGGGTATAACGAGCGCTTTCTTTTCCTCAACGAGTATGTTGGCTTCAACGGTTGCATTTGCAGGAACGTTTGGCGGAAGCTCAGCACTCACTTTTACTTCAAAGGTTTTTTTGCTCTTGTCAAGCTCTTCCTTTACTAACGTTACCCTCCCCTCAAAGACCCTATCCGGATAAGCGTCAAGAGATAGAAAAACTTTCATACCCTTTCTTATCACTGATGCGTATTCCTCATCCACATCAAGCACCACCTCCATGTTACCTTCTTGTCCCACGCTGAAAAGCTTATTTTCCTGACTTAAGTTATTTACGTAATCCCCTACCTCTACATACCTGTTGAGCACAACCCCGTCTATGGGACTTTTTATGTAGTACCTCTGTATATCCCTTTTTATTTTGTCTGCGGATGCTGAAAGGACCTTTTCCTCCGACATAAGAGCTGTCTTTGTATCTCTGTAACTTGAAAGTATCCTTTCGTATTCGCTTTTGGCG includes:
- the narG gene encoding dissimilatory nitrate reductase subunit NarH — protein: MSELTRRDLLKVGGLSIGALVGPSFAFRVMEPVVKVENPLAYYPNRDWERFYRDIYKSEATFTFLCAPNDTHNCLLTAYVKNGVITRIEPTYKFGEATDIYGLKASHRWDPRCCNKGLALMRRFYGDRRVRGPMVRKGFYEWYKAGFPRDPKTGKPPEKYFQRGKEKFIKVTWDEVADIIAKALINIATTYSGEEGRKRLEAQGHYPKPMLDAMEGAGTRVLKFRGSMPFLAVIRYTSPYRFANMMALLDSHIRGVGPDKALGGRGWDNYAFHTDLAPGHPMVSGQQNVEFDLCMFEHSKLLILWGMNPFTTKMPDCHWLTEARIKGSKVIVISNDYSPTARSADELIVVRTGTDTALALSIAYVIMKEKLYQERYVKSFTDMPLLVRMDNGKVLRARDIIPNYQPKPLKKAVVFKPGETLPPFFKQDKQYIPEKIRVEDMDDFVVWDKNTNQPKVITRDDVGEDFWKLGIDPALEGSYRVKTVDGKEVEVKPLFQVYLEFFEKNYTPKQAEIITGVPARKIEELAREIARHPRNMKLAQGMGVNQYQHADLKDRAMYMICALTDNIGHATGNIGSYAGNFRLALFNGAPQYLAEDPFNIELDPSKPAKVRFYWKPESAHYYSHDDHPQYMGEHLITGKTHMPTPTKFVWFVDANSALGNAKWKYNIIMNTLPKIECIVTNEWWWSLTCEYSDIVLGVDAWNENKYWDIAGSVTNPFVYVWPKTGHRRFFDTKNDAEAFAIVANRLTELTGDERFRNYWKFVLEGKQDVVYVQRVINASSNLRGYKLEEIAKKAHEGIPSLIMTRSYPKYVGEDQTKENMPWYTKSGRLEFYREEQEFMDAGENLPVYREPIDSTHHEPNVIVAKPYPLLRPKKPEDYGLKSEDALLNTEWRQARNILISPEKLPHTKHPLKVTFGATHIVHTPKYRHSAHTTTGDTDIIVLLFGPFGDIYRHDKRMPFVSEAYIDINPKDLQKMGIQDGDYVWVDADPQDRPFTGWQKRPEDYEVGRLLLRARASNNTPPGCAKIWFNMYGSSHGSVRGTKENPNGLAKNPDTGYQSLYRRGSHQSVTRGWFKPTYQTDSLIRKNLMGQIIGKGFELDVHGLIGAPREGFCKITKAENGGIGGKGVWRPVKLGFRPMTANEMLRRYVKADYVK
- a CDS encoding efflux RND transporter periplasmic adaptor subunit, with translation MRKTLFPLALILVVATALVLVNKSNQVNVFVVEERPIKKVVYASGYVKPIRYVVVKSEVSGYVKEIKVKEGDRVKRGQILAVIDAGPLEASLREVEEKLKLTRERLRKESDYMTSLEEQVQIAKTNMEQAKRILQRRENLAKSGLIPREQYEEARRSYENAKSEYERILSSYRDTKTALMSEEKVLSASADKIKRDIQRYYIKSPIDGVVLNRYVEVGDYVNNLSQENKLFSVGQEGNMEVVLDVDEEYASVIRKGMKVFLSLDAYPDRVFEGRVTLVKEELDKSKKTFEVKVSAELPPNVPANATVEANILVEEKKALVIPKSAYKEGYVYKYEAVRKIKVPVKVGEEVDGYLEILEGLKKGDKVVAE
- a CDS encoding ABC transporter ATP-binding protein is translated as MVLIELVNVKKRIRDEEILKGIDLKVYKGEFIAIIGASGSGKSSLLYIMGLLDFPTEGKVFFKGMEVNNAGGDLLSKIRNESIGFVFQFHYLLPEFTLLENVMIPMLKKGIPKGKAKEKAHNILRRFGLDKKEGRKIYEISGGEMQRVAIARALANDPEVILADEPTGNLDSVNTSIVMDYLQEINRAGTTVVMVTHELELAKRAGRIIEMRDGQILNSQ
- a CDS encoding ABC transporter permease; this translates as MSHVIFIAYKLLLERRRQTFVSVAGVAIGVCALIVMSSLMFGFQKYFIQQVIDLEAHISIKPKEYTEEDRIVKRVDPNALWKVYASKPKEKDKIIGWRDIVRDVEKRKDVVGVAPHLVVRGILKYGVKEKPVTLIGIDPDAEPKASVIERFLEYKRLANLKTNRDAIIMGKLVAKDLGIKETGKKVILVLPNGRTYLLKVEDFFNSGITNIDNTRVYMHIRTLQGLTDRIDEVNEIVIKVKDVNKAQKIALELQRNLKYDVESWQRAYINFLQIFKIQNMITYMIVFAILTVSAFGIFNIIMMTVLEKKRDIAILMAIGYTKKDILSLFLSQGLIIGFLGAFLGFLLGYGLQEYLSSVKLEVEGLIRTKGFILDRSPLYYLYAFAFSLFFSFFASFYPSYRASKLNPVDIFRSG